Proteins encoded in a region of the Fusarium falciforme chromosome 6, complete sequence genome:
- a CDS encoding AA1-like domain-containing protein: MQFFTTLLVLATSAMALPTVSLSSRAESESCMARGTKVTEWTVNDFDFHATITKTTPKKQTASGSVSFLLENKVLNYKAKCTATSNKPNDFFYGNTNYNCDVPLKGDAASFTFDRKSGKLSIVQSWSCLKEGGRFEAKGNTNVKLECKEKNWKNPNYNSGSKTYSNKKITCEKTTFKAPILEISAVL, encoded by the coding sequence ATGCAGTTCTTCACCACTCTCCTCGTCCTGGCCACCTCTGCCATGGCCCTCCCCACAGTCTCCCTCAGCTCCCGCGCCGAGAGCGAGTCTTGCATGGCCAGGGGCACCAAGGTCACCGAGTGGACCGTCAACGACTTTGACTTCCatgccaccatcaccaagaccacCCCCAAGAAGCAGACCGCCAGCGGCAGCGtcagcttcctcctcgagaacAAGGTCCTCAACTACAAGGCCAAGTGCACCGCCACTTCGAACAAGCCCAACGACTTCTTCTACGGCAACACCAACTACAACTGCGACGTGCCCCTCAAGGGCGACGCCGCCTCCTTCACCTTTGACCGCAAGTCGGGCAAGCTCTCCATCGTCCAGTCCTGGAGCTGCCTCAAGGAGGGCGGCCGCttcgaggccaagggcaacACAAACGTCAAGCTCGAgtgcaaggagaagaactgGAAGAACCCCAACTACAACAGCGGCTCCAAGACCTACTCCAACAAGAAGATCACCTGCGAGAAGACCACCTTCAAGGCCCCCATCCTCGAGATCAGCGCCGTCCTGTAA
- a CDS encoding Bac-luciferase domain-containing protein produces MAPPTEFISVTFPNASTELDPIPGAGIDPEYLVRYARSLDDHEFNYTLIPYHSSSFDPFTIGATILAVTKKIKIVIALRPNTVYPTVAAKSLATLDQLGKGRVVVHFIAGGNDAEQAREGDFHNKEERYERQEEYIKILRRAWASTEPFDWDGKYYKFKDFSSHVRPVNGHIDVSVGGSSDAAYRTGGALADIFGLWGEPLKETKEQIDRIYAEAEKAGRKDRPRIWVTFRPIIAETEELAWAKAHRTLDALKTNRPSQIGKFAPNDSTPQNVGSQRLLDIAKKGEVQDRALWYPTVTATNARGASTALVGSYQTVIDSILDYVDLGASLISIRGYDNLNDAIDYGRYILPGVRAGLKERENKANSASKEEPPKVEAAGVPEAPKVVPVSA; encoded by the coding sequence ATGGCTCCTCCTACCGAGTTTATCAGCGTGACCTTCCCCAACGCCTCTACGGAGCTGGACCCCATCCCCGGCGCTGGCATCGATCCCGAGTACCTCGTCCGCTATGCCCGGTCTCTGGATGATCATGAGTTCAACTACACTCTCATCCCCTACCACTCCTCTTCCTTCGACCCCTTCACCATTGGCGCTACTATCCTCGCTGtgaccaagaagatcaagattgTCATCGCCCTCCGCCCCAACACCGTCTACCCTACTGTTGCTGCCAAGTCCCTGGCTACTCTTGACCAGCTCGGCAAGGGCCGAGTTGTTGTTCACTTCATCGCCGGTGGCAACGATGCTGAGCAGGCCCGTGAGGGTGACTTCCATAACAAGGAGGAGCGATATGAGCGCCAGGAGGAGTACATCAAGATTCTCCGCCGCGCCTGGGCCTCCACTGAGCCCTTTGACTGGGACGGCAAGTACTACAAGTTCAAGGACTTCAGCAGCCACGTCCGCCCTGTCAACGGCCACATTGACGTCTCTGTCGGTGGCTCCTCTGACGCCGCCTACCGCACTGGTGGTGCTCTCGCCGACATCTTCGGTCTCTGGGGTGAGCCCctcaaggagaccaaggagcagATCGACCGCATCTacgccgaggctgagaaggctggCCGCAAGGACCGTCCTCGCATCTGGGTCACCTTCCGACCCATCATCGCCGAGACTGAGGAGCTCGCCTGGGCCAAGGCTCACCGAACcctcgatgccctcaagACCAACCGACCTTCTCAGATTGGCAAGTTTGCCCCCAACGACAGCACCCCCCAGAACGTTGGCTCCCAGCGTCTGCTGgacattgccaagaagggcgaggtcCAGGACCGCGCTCTGTGGTACCCTACCGTGACGGCCACCAACGCCCGCGGAGCCTCTACCGCTCTTGTCGGTTCTTACCAGACAGTCATCGACTCTATCCTCGATTATGTTGACCTCGGTGCctctctcatctccatccgTGGTTACGACAACCTCAACGATGCTATCGACTATGGCCGATACATCCTGCCCGGTGTGCGAGCTGGTCTGAAGGAGCGGGAGAACAAGGCCAACAGTGCTTCTAAGGAGGAGCCCCCCAAGGTTGAAGCCGCTGGGGTCCCCGAAGCCCCCAAGGTGGTTCCTGTTTCCGCTTAA